AAACTTTTGATAAAGTCAAAAGGTTAGAATTGGATGTTCTCAGTTCACTGATATGATTATGGATTGCCTCACCTTGTATaggattttatttatatataaaaaaggtaAGTTCACACAGTTCCAATCAAACTTACATCAACATCTGAAGGATTAATCTTCATCATCGCTCCTTCAAAATCATATGAAGCACTTAGATCTGGAGTTTTCTGGATATGCTGAGCATTAAGCAACACCTCCTTCGATCTGCTCCTTTGTCCAGTTTCTATTGTTCTGGAGGCTTCTATGGCGGAATGTTTTGCCACATTTGTGTTTCTTGACGGTGTTGCAACACCACCCAGCTTTCCCTCCATTTTCTCCTCAAATTTACTAATAATATTGCAAGGACGTTTGTCAGAGAATTTACTTTTCATGTCGCAATCTTCAAGAGAAGATTCAAACATTACCTAACCAAGTAAATATCAATAGGGGCCATTGTACTCCGTATTACTATTCTATATCTCCTTTGAAAATAATCACCAGTCTTCTGATGGAACAAATGAACAAAACTTATGCATTAGTTAATAATACCTAAACATACAATAAGTGTATATGGACAGCTCATTGTTTTACTAGTTCGTTACCACATCAGGATTGGGTACTTCCACAGAAGTACCATGAGGTGCTTTTATTGCAATTAGTGTTTGGTTCTGCAGAATGACAAAAGCTACATGAGCTCACAACAGAATTAATTCAGCACAGATAGTTATGATTGGTATTAAGGAAACTCTGAATAGTCAGAAATAGGATGACCTTTTGGAAAACGACAATACAAAATTTCATTGAAATGTAAACAAACCTGAAAGCAGGGCAATCCCTTGATGTCATCTTCGGTTAGATATAGCCACCTAAAAACAGGAATAACATAAAATAGATTACTACATGATTAAACAGTTAAATAGAGACATACAAGCATCCCAACAGCCCAACACAAAAGAAATACAATTACATCTGATTGCTTTCGTCTTCAGTAAACTCCTTTAGCTTTTCACGCATGGCACTGCAAAGAGAACTATTTTTAGACGATATCACTATCGCATTTGAAATAGCAGCATAAAAAACTGCAGCCAATAGTTTTGCAAACTCGAGCAGCTACCAACCTTATATGTTCATCTAATACTTGCTCCTGGAGACTAAGATTTTCAACTTCTTTCTGCGAGAAGGTTACACCAAGTGCTGCTTAGACTCAGATTCTATTATGTCTACATACAGATACATTTACCATGAATTTGATACTTTCGACATGATTACATGAAACTGAAAGGGGAATCTACTGAAATAAATACCTCCAGAACTGAGATATCATTATACAAGTTAGTTCCTGAGTCATCCAAACCCCTGTAATTTATGAGGTTAGTTGCCACACCATAAATACAAAGCATAAAAGGGTATACAGAGAAGGAAGACAACGATTACTTCCAACGGATTCTGTTCTTAAGCTTCTTTTCTATCAACCCAATTCCTTCGAGGACATTTGTAATGTCATACATGCGCCGTTTTTGAACCTGATTTTTCAGAAATCAACTAGAAGCTTACATCAGAATTCAAGAGGGGCACGGAGCAATGCCAGCTTAAATGAGGAAAAATTTCCTACATCTAAAGTCTCTGCAGCGTTATTCAAATCTAGAATGCCACCTTGAGCCTGCTTGAGCAGATTGATGAACTTTTTGGTCAATAGTGCTGAACAAACACCACATAAATAGCTGTCAGTAAAATAACTGATATGGAACAAGACAATGTAACCGGAGTACCAGATATAGAAAGCGGCACAATAGTGGATTACAACAGTCAATTTTTAGATGAGGCTGCTAGGATCACCTAATGAACTGTCATAGCGGCAAGAACCAGCCGGTGTAGGTGGATTGCCAGGAGAACCTGCTAAAACACAAAGGCGTGTGCATTCAACTAACTATTAGACAGATGAAACAAATACAAAGGAAGAGAAGCAAAAGTTATGAGAAATGAATTATGTTGATGTAACCAGTATCATAGAACAACAATTTTTTACTTGCCAGCATTTGATATAGGTGTCTGAGGTCCAGCTTTGCTGCATTTAgcctttgacttgtatgtcctTGCAGCTTTTCCAGAAACT
This genomic window from Phragmites australis chromosome 7, lpPhrAust1.1, whole genome shotgun sequence contains:
- the LOC133924186 gene encoding transcription factor E2FA-like isoform X2 produces the protein MSGGGRPVAAQQIVQSLQRNGSPAPAWPPFAAALGDYRRFPQPLSPAAAAAAPRADGCGEIEEGIAIRTPLKRKAPYGESDTAESTGWMMTSPGFTEGVGCPLMTPVSGKAARTYKSKAKCSKAGPQTPISNAGSPGNPPTPAGSCRYDSSLALLTKKFINLLKQAQGGILDLNNAAETLDVQKRRMYDITNVLEGIGLIEKKLKNRIRWKGLDDSGTNLYNDISVLEKEVENLSLQEQVLDEHISAMREKLKEFTEDESNQMWLYLTEDDIKGLPCFQNQTLIAIKAPHGTSVEVPNPDVTGDYFQRRYRIVIRSTMAPIDIYLVSKFEEKMEGKLGGVATPSRNTNVAKHSAIEASRTIETGQRSRSKEVLLNAQHIQKTPDLSASYDFEGAMMKINPSDVDSDGDYWLLTDGDVSITDMWRSVPEVQWDPIDPNDFSAEEVSTTRAINQEPAAVGEPTAVGSN
- the LOC133924186 gene encoding transcription factor E2FA-like isoform X1; the protein is MSGGGRPVAAQQIVQSLQRNGSPAPAWPPFAAALGDYRRFPQPLSPAAAAAAPRADGCGEIEEGIAIRTPLKRKAPYGESDTAESTGWMMTSPGFTEGVGCPLMTPVSGKAARTYKSKAKCSKAGPQTPISNAGSPGNPPTPAGSCRYDSSLALLTKKFINLLKQAQGGILDLNNAAETLDVQKRRMYDITNVLEGIGLIEKKLKNRIRWKGLDDSGTNLYNDISVLEKEVENLSLQEQVLDEHISAMREKLKEFTEDESNQMWLYLTEDDIKGLPCFQNQTLIAIKAPHGTSVEVPNPDVKTGDYFQRRYRIVIRSTMAPIDIYLVSKFEEKMEGKLGGVATPSRNTNVAKHSAIEASRTIETGQRSRSKEVLLNAQHIQKTPDLSASYDFEGAMMKINPSDVDSDGDYWLLTDGDVSITDMWRSVPEVQWDPIDPNDFSAEEVSTTRAINQEPAAVGEPTAVGSN